TGCATGTTGTCATAACCCAAGTGGTATGGACTTAAATCAAGCGCAATGGAAAGTGGTTGCTGAACTTGCAAAAGAGCAAGGCTTTACGCCATTAATTGATATTGCATACCAAGGTTTTGGTACTAGCCTTGAAGAAGATGCACAAGGCCTTAGAACGGTTGCAGATACGGTGGATGAAATGATCATCTGTTCATCTTGCTCTAAGAACTTTGGTCTATACCGCGAGCGTATCGGTGCGTGTTCAATCATTGCAAAAGACAGTGCAACTGCCGATGTTTCAAACTCAGTATTACTTAGTGTTGTTCGTAGTATTTATTCAATGCCTCCTGCGCACGGTGCTGATATTGTAAATACCATTCTAAGCAGTACAGAACTTACACAAATGTGGTACGACGAGCTTGATGAAATGCGCGGTCGTATCAATGGCCTACGTACTTTAATCAAAGAAAGTCTAGCAGCAAAAGGTGTTGAGCAAGACTTCTCGTTCATCGACCGTCAGCACGGTATGTTCTCTTTCTTAGGTATTAATAAAGAGCAAATTGACAGACTTCGCACCGAATATGCTATCTATATGGTAGGTTCTAGCCGCGTTAACGTAGCTGGTGTAAGCAAAGACAATATTGATTACTTTGCTGATGCAGTTGCAAGCGTGATTAAATAATATCACGCTACACAGAACAAAATAAAAAACCGCAAAAGCTGCGGTTTTTTATTTTCACTTAGGCTTGCTTAATTTTGGTCACTTTATCTGAATCTGACGCTTTTTCGTCTTCAGATTTGTTTTTCGTATTAGCCTTCGGTGCTGCTTTGCCACCCTTTAACACAGATACAAAGTCATCTTTTTGTTTTGCAATTTCAAGCGCTAGGGATTCAATTTGTTGCTCACTCAGCGGCACGTCAACTTTCGTTAGCATGTCTTCCAATGCTTCAGCTACATCTAGCATCTTATCATAAGCATCAGCTTCTTTTTTAGACGTGAAAGTCATACGCTCGACTCCATTTCTTTCAACAACATATTTGATGATAACGGCCATGGTTATTCCCCTAGTCACTGTTTTTTTATACAGTAAATCGGATTGAGTTATTAAGCAAGCTATTTTGAAAAATTTTCAAGTGGCGATGAGCGAGAGGAAATTAATTAAGGCTATAAAAAACAACAAATTAAGGTTTATTTTGATTTTTAAAAGAATGAATGTTTTTTGACAAAGTCAATGTCCCGATCTTTATTTAACCTGAGGTTTGGATAAGGAAATAATTATCCGAAGCTCAGGTTATTTAAAAAAGCTAGTTGCAATCACCCATCGAAACGAATGCAAAAAGCTTTGGATACTTTTTACGCACAAGGAGTGTATATATGTTCAATAAATCCACCATACTTTCTATTTTATTGGCGTTAGGTTTGAGTTGTTCAAGTGTGCTCGCAAAACCAGCGGATCAAGAAAAATCAGTCTCTCAGATACAGCAGCAAAGTGCTGTACTCAATATTAATTCTGCTGATGCTTCGGCGCTTTCAAGTTTACCAGGGATTGGTATTCGTAAAGCTGAGGCCATCGTTGAGTACCGTAAGAAAATGGGGCGCTTTAAAACAACAACGGAGTTGCTGGAAGTAAAAGGAATTGGGAAAGGAATATTGGCGAAGCTGGAGGGGAAAATTAGAGTCTAGTTAGTGTTATTGTGTGCGAGCAAAGCTGCTCGCACACAGGTAGATTGAAGATTAGGGCTTATTCGACGCGTTAAATTCGTCGATTGCCTGAGTCAATTTGGGTTTGCCAAACTGTATTTCCAGTGGTGTAGTCAGTAGCGGATATATTAATCCAGCCACCAGTAAGACAGGTAATAACAGCCAGCCTTCAAATACGACCAATGAGGCAAAAAACGGTGTGAGCAGTAGCAACTTTGCTACCCTTAACACGACCTTTGTTTTCGCATCAAGATGGCTAAGTGCAAGACGTAAGATCACCTGCTTGTCACGTAATTTAAACGCTCTTAGTTGCTCAATTTGGCTTAACCTAAAATGCATGAATGTGATATCTCAACTTTTTTTGGTAACGTGGAAAAATAAGAAAAGAATAAATGCAACACTATAAAATGCAAAGATAATCTCCATCCACCCAGGCATAGATAGTCCTGCAAACGACCAATCTATGTTGCCACAGTCACCTGTTGCAGCAAAAAAGCTTGGTAACCATTCATGAAGCGGCATAAACGCAGGAAAGTTTGGTACAAAGTCACAGGTAAAAGCAAATGGATCCGTTGTGGTTTGCATACTGATATGTTCACGGGCGATAAAATAACCCCAAATACTGCCTACACCCCAAGAAACAAATGCGAGACTACGCAGTGCGAAAGAGCGAGGAGAAATCATACCGATTAAACCAGCTGCTAATAACCCCAACATAGCAAAACGCTGATAGATGCACATAATACAGGGCTCTAAACCCATACCGTATTGAAAATACAGTGCAACGGCTTCAAAAATAGCAGCGGATAGTGCTAGCAATCCCCAAGATTGCCTAGAGAGATGAAAAGATGAAATCTTCATTATAGAGAAACCCTTTTTGTTTTATTATGCTTTATCTGGCCGCGTTAGAGCAACCTTACTTCGCAGTGTGCGCTATCTTTGCGACGATTTTTCGACTCTTGTTACCAGCAGAAGTTCGAAAATATCAAAGTAGATCAATTGATTAAGTCAATTGGTGTTAGACCGACATTCTCAGCATTTCTATTCTGACGTATTTTATTTACTCACTCACTTTTCTCCAGAGCATCGATATGAAAAGTAGCGCGCTCAATGGCTAAGCCATGCAAGATAACGTATTCAATATCGTTATAAGCCGAGACTGACTGCAAAGGGTTACTATTTAACAGCAATAGATTAGCCACTTTCCCAGCAGCGATACTGCCGTACTGGTTGTCTATCGCAAATGCTTTGGCATTATTAATGGTTGCAGCAGATAGCAGGCTAACGAGATCTACTCCAGCTTGATCCATCATCGTTAACTCTTGATAAGTCGATAAGCCCGGTTGTGAGGCATAAGTTGGTGCGGGTGGCGTATCTGAGCCAAGCAGCAAGGTTGCGCCATTTTTATATAGGTAATTTAGTGCACGTTGCCCTTGAGAGAAAACTTGCTCAAGTTTAGCCACCTTTTGTTCATTACTTATTTCACCCCAGCCTTGCCCATTTCTCGAGAAAACCAGCGACCAGGTTCACTTTGATACCAAGCAATTTGAGACGGAGGTAATACGGTACGATATTCAGACGTGAAGGTGAAAGTGTTGTCAGTCACTTTCGCCAGAGCATTCATCACATTTAATGTGGCTTGATAGGCGATGTCTTTTTCGATGATGGTATCCAGCACTGCTTTTACATTGGTTGGCAGTTCGCTTTCGCTAGGGGCTGTATTTGGCGCTAACCAGTTCCAAAGTCCATGCGCCATAATGTTGATATTGGCGTCTACAGCAAGTTGTTGCATATCAACGGCATTCGCATGTGCCATTACGGGTAACTTAAGTGAGTTTGCTGACTCGACTAACTGTTTGGCAGTTTTTTGGTTAATAAGCGGTATAGTATTGTTTTCTCCAAAGCCATCTTCAAAGTACAGTTTGGCACAAGTTGCACCGTCAGATTTCATTCGCGTTAAGGGCTGAGCTCCTCGGTGAGAGTGCGCTTGAGATGGCGTTAGCTCATGAGCAGGGTCGCCGTGTTGTGCAGCAAAGTAGGGTTTATGTTGATGTAACTTTGAGTAACTAAGGCCTTCAGCGTTGTAGCCTTGGTAAACCGGCATTGCGCCACAAAAATAGGCGTCGGGTGCGGGGCCATTCGCTGTAAATTCGGTCATGCCGGTAGCAGTGTTTGACGGGTCAATAACTTGTGTGACGCCATAGTAAAGATAATTAGCGCCTTGCCGTTTTAAAAATGCTGCTTGCATTTGAGTAGCGTTAGGGGAAGTGTTAAGCAATCCCGGCATTGTTTTTAGGTGGACATGGCTATCGGTTAACCCTGGTATGAGGTATTGACCATGAGCATCAATGACCTTTGCTGCATCCGGTTTTTGACTTGAGTCAGAGACTTGTATAATTTTGCCATCTTGGATGGCGAGCCAATGATTGGAAATGATATCGACTTGGTGCTTATCAATAGGATTTAAAATGGTAGCATTGTCGATACGAAGGTCTACTGCTGCAAATAATGCATTAGAAGACAGGGTGCAAAAGACCGTAAATATTAATGTTTGTTTTTTCATAATGAAAACCAGTTAGTGTCGTATTAGATGCCTTCGAGCATAACTGGCGAGGTACTTTGTGTTTTAATTTTCATATAAAATAACTCTGAAATTTTTCTTAATTTAATTAAAACTATAATAATCAATAATGTAAGGTGTTCTGGGGTTGAAAAATTTGCTTTTGGGAAATTGGCTTGTTGTGCCTAAATTGAACCAGATTGTGGAGTATCCGACTGGCCGTGAATATACCGTCACCCCAAAAGTGATGAAATTACTGTTGGTGTTGGTCGATGCGAAAGCTGAGCCTCTGAGTATTGATAACCTCGTCGAGTTAGTGTGGCACCCTAAAGTGGTGTCTGACAACTCGGTCTATCAAGCTATCGCGCAGTTAAGAAAGATTTTAAACACAGATCCGCAATACGAAGAATATATAGAAAGAATATCAGCTCAAGGCTACCGCATTCATCCAAACATTCTGCTTAGAGAGCATAAAGCGGCTGTGATGCCAGTAAGTAATAAGCGAATTTGGCTGCTTGCTGTCGCCATTACGTTGCTCGCACTGGTTGCTTTTTGTGCTTTTTATATTCAAATTGATCAAAAGCACAAGGCACAAAACAACCCGTATTTTGATGAGATCACCCTTGCCACACACCTATCCCAAAGTACAGCGGTGGAAGAGTTGGCGCGAGCGAAAACGATTTATCAACAAGTGTTATCTAAACAAAGTGACAATGTCGAGGCACTCAGTGGCTTATGTAATGCTTTTATGGGGCTCAGCGTATATGGCGCGGTGTCAGAGTACGAATCGCTTGCTTTGTGCCGCCCTCTGTTAGAGAAGGCCCGCACTTTAGATGCTAAAAATATTGAAGTGATAACCTCTCTTGCACGCTTTGCGGTGATGGAGAATGAAATTGAACTAGCACAGGATTATTTTAAGCGCGGATTTGAGATCTCAACCAAGCATGCTCGCCTATGGCATTGGTATGGTCGATTTCTTCGGGACCAACACAAAATACCCGATGCGATTGCTGCGCATAAACAAGCGTATCAGTTAGCACCAAACGATGCGGTTATTATCCGAGGATTAGCCTATGCCTATTTGAATTTTAGAGAGTTAGTGCTCGCTCGAAAATATTTTGATCGTAGCGTTGCCGTTGCCCCCCACACCAAAAACAATCCGCTCTATGCGCTAGACTTTTATCCGCTTAACCAGAATAGGGCAAGCCAATATTTGCTGTGGTACCAAAACAATTACATCGATCATAGTAAATTGTACCCCGCGCAGCAGTTGAGCCACATATTAGTGTTATTGAGTTTAGGGCGAGCAGAAGAAGCTGGGGAGAAATATCGGCAAGCCGCAAATTTAGGTTCAATTTCTACAGCATTTAGACTCTATGTTGAAGCCGGGATCGCATGGCGACAAGGTAATGTCGAAAAGGCCGAAGGATTCTTAAAACAGCGATACGAGCTAGACTCAAAGGGTAATCATTATGTGATGCCTTATATTCTTGCTTTACTTGCACGGCAGAAAGTACAACCCGCGCTAACGCTTTTTGAACAGCATTTTGCTGATCTCGCGGCGCTTAAATCGCCGGAGGCAGGCAATGTAGGGCAATACCTTACTTATGCCCTGATGCTGAAACGTACAAGTCAACAAAGCAAGCTCAAGCGAGTAAAACAGTTGTTGGCACAATACCTTAATCAAGGAAATCAGCTCGATGCAGCTTTATCTCCTTACTGGTTCGCACTTAACAATGACGCAGCAGAAACACAACATGCGCTGAAGCAGCTGCTCAACACCGGTTGGTTACCCGACTACAATGATAGCTTTTTTGCCACAGATCTTTATCTCGCTTTGACATCAGACCACGAATTTAAACAAGCATGGCTGAATAAGCTTGAAATCAGACAGAGCGAGCTCTAATACGTTTGGTTACTCAGACATAAAATTTACATTGCGATTTAAAAATAGGGAGTGAATTTCCTTTGCTCTGTTTTCCGACGGCCACTAACCTTTGATATAGGCTTTTAAAAACAGGGTTCGATTGTGTTGCCTTTGAGTTTTGGTTTTCCTTAAGCTGCTTGGTTGTTTGCAAGCTACTCTCGAAAGTAAATTGCAAGAGATGTCCAATAACATTATTACACGCCGTTTTGTCTGTTTACTTCGCAGTTGTTCCGTGTGCACTTCAGGAGAAGCATTTGAGTTATACAAAATGAAAGCAGGGGCAGGATGGTCTGATGAGGAGCAGTTTGTTTACATTAACAGCTCAGTGTTTAGCGAAGATGAGCTCGTTATAGCCAAGCCTATATTGCCTTAAGTGAGTCCTAAATCTCATACTGCATCACAATCTCACCTGCATTGAACATGGCTATTTTCAGCTAGGGTGATTTGTAGCTTGTTAGTTGAGCTTCATCTGGTACAATCAGTGGATTAACAAGCACAACCTGCCAATCAAGGCATTGATGTAATAATAAAGTGGTGTGAGATGAGAATTTTCAAAGCCAAGAGCCCAGCTGGATTTGCTGAAGAATATATTGTTGAGTCAATTTGGAACGGCGAATTCCCTCCGGGATCCATTCTACCTGCTGAGCGTGAGCTTTCTGAACTCATTGGTGTAACAAGAACAACACTGCGCGAAGTATTACAAAGGCTAGCTCGTGATGGCTGGTTGACTATCCAACATGGTAAGCCAACCCGAGTAAATAACTTTTGGGAAACGTCAGGGCTTAATATTTTAGAAACCTTAGCGCGTCTTGATGAAGATAAGATGCCTGAGTTGACCGACCAGCTACTGTCAGCGCGCACCAACATTAGTGCAATCTATACGCGTGCGGCGATAAAATTCAATCCGCAGCGTGTTATTGATATTTTGTCTAAGCATGAAGAGCTGGAAGATACCGCAGAAGCGTTTGCTGATTATGACTACCAAGTTCACCATGAACTGGCAGGCGCTGGGCAAAACAAAATTTATGTGCTTATTTTAAATGGCTTCAGAGGCTTATACTCAAAAATTGGTTGTCATTACTTCTCTGATTCAAGAACGCGAGGACTGGCGAGACAGTTCTATGCAGATTTAACCAAACTGGCGGAAAATCAAGAGCACGATGGGGCTATTTCATTGATGCGTAAGTATGGTCATCAGTCGGGTGAAATTTGGCAGCAGATCCGTGGCGATATGCCAGAAAATATCATGGACTAATATCCACTGATTGATAGGCATGTTAAAGAGGCTTCTTCGTGAAGCCTTTTTTGATCTCCGAATAGCATCCTGAGTGGAGGTATTTTCGTCTCATCGAATTTATAGATTAGTGCTATCGGTTAATTCGATTGTTAATTATGGCACTTGCCAAATACACTAGGCGCAGTTTTTGGCAGTGAGAATGACAAAGATACTTTGGTTATGAATTTAGCTAGGGTTGTTTTTTCACAAGCACGCCACAATATTATGAACAAGATATTTGGTCTCTACACGAGATACCAAATAAGATTGGAAATAAACCTAACTATTGGAGATAAAAATGGGTGTATTAGTAGGCCGCAAGGCACCAGACTTTACAGCAGCAGCAGTACTAGGTAACGGTGAGATCGTAGATAGCTACAACCTGCACGAGCGTATTAAAGGTAAAAAAGCGGTTGTTTTCTTTTACCCACTAGACTTCACGTTTGTTTGTCCTTCAGAGCTAATCGCGTTCGACAAGCGTTACGAAGAGTTCCAGAAGCGTGGTGTTGAAGTGATCGGTGTTTCTATCGATTCTCAATTCTCACACAACGCATGGCGTAACACTCCAGTAAACGAAGGCGGTATCGGTCAAGTTAAATACGATCTAATCGCTGATGTTAAGCACGAAATCTGTCAAGCATATGACGTTGAGCACCCAGAAGCTGGTGTTGCTTTCCGTGGTTCTTTCCTAATCGATGCTGAAGGTAATGTACGTCACCAAGTAGTTAACGACCTACCACTAGGCCGTAACATCGATGAAATGCTTCGCATGGTTGATGCACTAGCATTCCACGAAGAGCACGGTGAAGTATGTCCAGCTGGTTGGACTGAAGGTAAAGCAGGTATGGATGCAAGCCCTGAAGGTGTTGCTAAGTTCCTATCTGAAAACGAAGGCGCACTATAATTTAGTGTCGACTTTGTGATATCTCGCTGATATCAAAAAGAAACCCGCCAATTGGCGGGTTTTTTAATGGCTACTGATACCTCAATAGCTTTCTCAGGGTAAAACTTTGACTACTCGGCTACCTTGCCTACTTTAGCAAGTGCCATGCTAGTTAAAGTTGATAAACTGACCCAGTGATTTTATCAGTTGAATGCTTAGGTAAGCGGCAAATAAACTGATCACGGGAGTTGCGAGCAGACTCAGAAATTCGAGTTCATTAATCATTAGTCTCTTCCTTTTTTTCTTGCTCGTTGTTATTGGTTGTTTGAAACGCTTTCTCTAAAGACTGTTTGGTCTCAATTTTTATTTTTTCGAGATTCGCTTTGATTGACTCAGTGACAGCTTGCGTCACTTTGGTTTTTACTTCTTGAAGTAATGAAGCATCAACTTCTGCAGCTGTTGTTGTCATGCTTGCTGTAAACAGTAAAGTTGTCATGGTGATTTTCGCTAAAGTAGTCATAATAAGTTTCCTTGTAATTTGTTAGTCGCAATAACTATTACAAAGGTTGTGCCAAAATGAGTTTAATTTTTATCTTATTGATTTTTATGTGCTTTAGTTTTTACTTGGCACAGGTGAATTAATGGGGTGGTGAATTTGACCAGTGCAGTATGGGTGAAATGGCTAAGATTTAGTTAAATTTATTAAGGCTGGATTAAGCGAAGTAAGAAAGGATAAAAAACAATGTTTGGGCCGAATTAACGGCCAAAGTTAGGGTCATCAGGTAAGTCAACCAAGATTAATACAGCCCCTTTACCGCCATATTCTAAAGGTGCTTGGTGCATCGCCAGTATATCTGGATGCTGGACAAGATACTGCGGTACTTTATGCTTAAGCACACGCTCACCAATTCCATGCACCACGCACGCACAGGCAATATGCTGCTTCTTACAAGCATGAATTAATGCTGCTAGTTCTTGTTTTACCGTTTCTTTATTTAGCCCGTGTAAATCTAAGATGAGTTCGGGCGCGTAGTCACCACGCCTTAGCTGCTTTGCTAAATAGCGATCAGCTCCGGGCTTTACGAAGTTGATGGTTCCCGACGTATCAATATCAGGAATATACTCGTCAGAAAAGTAAAACTCAGATTGCTGCTGCTTGACTTGTTGCTTCAGCTCAATGCTCTGAATTTTTTTCTTTTGTTTGAGCTGCACCTGATCTTGTTTGAGGGGTTTTACACCATTCAAAGACTCACGAAACATCGCGAAATCGTCATTTAGGTCAGCATTAGTGTTAGATTCTCTGTTCATGGTGGCATTTTAAATAAAAAAAGCATAAAAACCTAGCTTAAAAACCGCTACAATAGCGCCATATTGTTTGATCTTTAGAGAGTCACCATGACGGAAATGTCGCAACCACTTATTACCGAAGAAATGGCCGTTGAAGCCTTTCAAGACTTACATACCATTCAGGACTGGGTACGCTGGACAGCGAGCCAGTTTGTGAGTAACGAGGTATTTTTTGGTCATGGTACGGATAATCCTTGGGACGAAGCGGTCAGTTTAGTGCTTCCGGTGCTGCATATGCCAATTGATGCCCCCAAAGAAATCATGCATGCACGCATGACGCAGAGTGAAAAAGCGCATCTGATGGAGTTTATCAAAGCACGTATCGAGCAGCGTATTCCCGTCGCCTACTTAACCAATCAAGCTTGGTTTGCTGGTATGCCGTTTTATGTTGATGAGCGCGTATTAGTACCACGCTCACCATTTGCAGAGTTAATCGCAAAACATTTTGCCCCTTGGGTAGCTACACCAAATAAAGTAACGCGTATCTTAGATATGTGTACGGGCTCTGGTTGTATTGCGATTGCATTGGCCAAAGCATTTGAGCGCGCACAAGTAGACGCAGTAGATATTTCTTTTGAAGCCTTAGAAGTGGCCGATCACAATATCAATCAGCATATGATGCAAGACAGAGTCTTTGCTATCCAGTCTGATGTATTTAGTGGTGTACCGGGCCAAAAGTACGATTTAATCGTAGCAAACCCTCCTTATGTTGATGCAGAAGACATGTCAGATCTGCCAGAGGAGTTCCATCATGAGCCAGAGCTTGGTTTGGCGTCAGGAGAAGATGGCCTTGATGTAACCCGCACACTACTGGCAGAAGCGGCCGCTCATCTAAATGATGATGGTTTGTTATTTGTCGAAGTTGGCAATTCTATGGTACATATGGAGCAGCAATTTCCTGAAGCACCATTTACTTGGTTAGACTTTGAGCATGGTGGTTTAGGGGTCTTTGTCGTATCCAAACAACAATTATTGGAATACTTTAAAAACTGATAGGGAGCCAATGGTCTCTATCGTCTATTTAGGAATGAGGAAAAACGATGGCAGGCAATAGCATTGGCCAATTATTTAAGGTCTCGACCTTTGGTGAAAGCCATGGCGCCGCGCTTGGTGGCGTGGTGGATGGTGTACCACCAGGGCTTGAGATCACTGAAGCTGATTTACAAATCGATTTAGATAGACGCAAACCAGGCCAAAGTCGCTACACAACGCAGCGCCGAGAAGGCGATGAGATAAAAATTCTCTCAGGTGTGTTTGAAGGCAAGACCACAGGCACGAGCATTGGATTGTTGATTGAAAATACCGATCAACGTTCAAAAGATTACTCAAACATCAAAGACTTGTTCCGTCCGGGTCATGGCGACTATACCTATTGGCACAAATACGGGCATAGAGATTATCGCGGTGGTGGTAGGTCGTCGGCACGTGAAACTGCCATTCGCGTTGCAGCAGGTGCAATTGCGAAAAAATATCTCAAACAAGTCCATGGCATCGAAATCAACGCCTGTCTTTCTCAATTAGGCCCGATTAAAGCTCAGCACTATGATTGGTCAGCGGTTGAAAACAATCCATTTTTCTTTCCCGATGAATCTAAGCTAGAAGCACTAGATGAATATATGCGTACGCTGAAAAAAGAAGGTGATTCAGTCGGCGCGAAAGTAAAAGTCGTGGCGAAAAATGTGCCCGTTGGTTTAGGTGAGCCAGTGTTCGACCGTTTGGATGCTGAGATAGCGCACTCCTTGATGAGCATTAATGCCGTAAAAGGTGTAGAGATTGGTGATGGCTTTGATGTGGTTGAGCAAAAGGGCTCTGAGCACAGAGATGAGCTAACGCCACAGGGATTTACCTCTAATCATGCAGGCGGCGTTTTAGCGGGTATTTCTACAGGGCAAGATATTATCGCGTCAATTGCGCTAAAACCGACATCAAGTATCTCGGTGCCGGGGCAGAGTATTGATACCCATAACCAACCGCAAGAAGTTGTGACGAAGGGTCGTCATGACCCATGTGTTGGTATTCGTGCCATTCCAATCGCAGAAGCCATGTTGGCTATTACGCTTATGGATCACTTATTACGTCACCGTGGTCAAAACCAAGACGTAAATTTGCCGCACAAGCCAATTCCTGGTCATGTCTAGCCAGTAGCAAGTAAGCTAATTTTGGCACAGTGATTGCTGTTCTTGGACAAATCAAGGAGAGCAATCATGATCACTTACCAAACCCACTCCGCAATTCGTACCACTGAGTCCGTTTCTGAGCAGCAAAGCCTTGCCCAAACTAAACGAGCGAATACCGCTGCGCAGGAGCAAGACTATGTCGCGGCTGCTAACTTCGCAGCGCAATCATCCCCTGTACTGGATAATAAAGTCGACGAGCCATATAAATATAAAGTGGTGGAGCGTAATCAGTCATTTCTCGAAAAGATGAGAGAAGCGGTAATGTTTAGCCGCTTAGGGGCAAATAAAGAAAAAATAGACGAATTAAAAGAGAAAATGGCAGAACTTGAAAAGCTTGCGGCTGAGGGAAAAATCTCACCTGAAGAATTAGAAGAGCGGATGGCTGCCTTACAAGAAGCGATGAGGGATGCGGTAACTCAGGAAGAAAACAAAGCGAACAAGGACACGCTAATGAGCTAATGAGGCTTAAAATAATAAAAGCCTCAACTGAGGCTTTTATTATAGCTATAAACTAACAGCGTTTAGCTGTGATATTTTTCACACGCCTCTAGCGTATTTTCGATTAAGCTTGCGACGGTCATTGGGCCCACACCACCTGGCACTGGGGTAATAAAGCTCGCGTTTTGTTCTGCGATATCGTATTGCACGTCACCTACCAGTTTGCCAGATTCTAAGCGATTAATGCCTACATCGATGACAATCGCGCCTTCTTTAACCCAGTCGCCTGGAATAAACTCAGGTTTACCAACCGCCACAACCAGTAGATCGGCACGACGCACATGGGTTTCGAGGTCCTGCGTAAATTTATGGCAAACGGTTGTAGTACAACCAGCAAGTAGCAGCTCTAGTGACATTGGGCGACCAACGATGTTTGAAGCACCAACCACAACAGCATGCATGCCTTTATAACGGACACCGGTAGAGTCGAGTAGGGTGATGATCCCTTTTGGTGTACAAGGTCTCAGTGCTGGCATTCTTTGGGCAAGGCGGCCTACGTTATATGGGTGAAAGCCGTCGACGTCTTTGTGAGGATCAATGCGCTCTAACACTTTTTCTGCGTCTAGGCCTTCAGGTAGCGGCAATTGCACTAAGATCCCATCAACTTCAGGGTCTGCATTAAGCTCATCAACAAGCGCAAGTAATTGTTCTTCGCTTGTGTCACCTGGTAAGTCGAAAGATTTAGAAACAAATCCGACTTCTTCACAGGCTTTACGCTTTGAACCAACATAAACTTGGCTCGCAGGATCCTGGCCTACTAATACCACAGCCAAGCCAGGCGCTCTTAGACCTTGCGCTAGTCTGTCTTGAACTCGTTGTGCAACAGTAGAACGAACTTGTTTCGCGATAGCTTTGCCATCAATGATGTTTGCCGTCATGATTGACCTATATTAAGGGTTAAAAAACTTGAACGATGATAGAGCCTTTAAATTCTTCTATACAAGCACTTTCATGTATTGATGAAATGATTGCTTATAAAGATGATAAAATGGGGTTGCTCTATTTATATGTCCCGTTAGTTACTACAAAGGAGGACATTTGCCCGCTATTTTCTCAAAAAACAGCCACTCCGCCAAGTTTGCATTGCGTAAAAGCAAAGGTTTTCATAATCTCTTTTGCAAAGACAGTACAAAAATTGTTTAAGTCAGCTGTTTTATCAACAGTTTGTGGTAAAATTAGGCAGTTGAAACAAAAACTAAAAAAAATATTTGACCTACTTCGGGCAAATCACTATTATGCACCCCGTTGCCAACGAGGACTCACCGATAAAAAGGTTCTTAGTTCTCCAAGGTCACAGTCGGCG
The sequence above is a segment of the Pseudoalteromonas piscicida genome. Coding sequences within it:
- the folD gene encoding bifunctional methylenetetrahydrofolate dehydrogenase/methenyltetrahydrofolate cyclohydrolase FolD, which translates into the protein MTANIIDGKAIAKQVRSTVAQRVQDRLAQGLRAPGLAVVLVGQDPASQVYVGSKRKACEEVGFVSKSFDLPGDTSEEQLLALVDELNADPEVDGILVQLPLPEGLDAEKVLERIDPHKDVDGFHPYNVGRLAQRMPALRPCTPKGIITLLDSTGVRYKGMHAVVVGASNIVGRPMSLELLLAGCTTTVCHKFTQDLETHVRRADLLVVAVGKPEFIPGDWVKEGAIVIDVGINRLESGKLVGDVQYDIAEQNASFITPVPGGVGPMTVASLIENTLEACEKYHS
- a CDS encoding peroxiredoxin, which gives rise to MGVLVGRKAPDFTAAAVLGNGEIVDSYNLHERIKGKKAVVFFYPLDFTFVCPSELIAFDKRYEEFQKRGVEVIGVSIDSQFSHNAWRNTPVNEGGIGQVKYDLIADVKHEICQAYDVEHPEAGVAFRGSFLIDAEGNVRHQVVNDLPLGRNIDEMLRMVDALAFHEEHGEVCPAGWTEGKAGMDASPEGVAKFLSENEGAL
- the prmB gene encoding 50S ribosomal protein L3 N(5)-glutamine methyltransferase, which encodes MSQPLITEEMAVEAFQDLHTIQDWVRWTASQFVSNEVFFGHGTDNPWDEAVSLVLPVLHMPIDAPKEIMHARMTQSEKAHLMEFIKARIEQRIPVAYLTNQAWFAGMPFYVDERVLVPRSPFAELIAKHFAPWVATPNKVTRILDMCTGSGCIAIALAKAFERAQVDAVDISFEALEVADHNINQHMMQDRVFAIQSDVFSGVPGQKYDLIVANPPYVDAEDMSDLPEEFHHEPELGLASGEDGLDVTRTLLAEAAAHLNDDGLLFVEVGNSMVHMEQQFPEAPFTWLDFEHGGLGVFVVSKQQLLEYFKN
- the aroC gene encoding chorismate synthase; this translates as MAGNSIGQLFKVSTFGESHGAALGGVVDGVPPGLEITEADLQIDLDRRKPGQSRYTTQRREGDEIKILSGVFEGKTTGTSIGLLIENTDQRSKDYSNIKDLFRPGHGDYTYWHKYGHRDYRGGGRSSARETAIRVAAGAIAKKYLKQVHGIEINACLSQLGPIKAQHYDWSAVENNPFFFPDESKLEALDEYMRTLKKEGDSVGAKVKVVAKNVPVGLGEPVFDRLDAEIAHSLMSINAVKGVEIGDGFDVVEQKGSEHRDELTPQGFTSNHAGGVLAGISTGQDIIASIALKPTSSISVPGQSIDTHNQPQEVVTKGRHDPCVGIRAIPIAEAMLAITLMDHLLRHRGQNQDVNLPHKPIPGHV
- the smrB gene encoding endonuclease SmrB codes for the protein MNRESNTNADLNDDFAMFRESLNGVKPLKQDQVQLKQKKKIQSIELKQQVKQQQSEFYFSDEYIPDIDTSGTINFVKPGADRYLAKQLRRGDYAPELILDLHGLNKETVKQELAALIHACKKQHIACACVVHGIGERVLKHKVPQYLVQHPDILAMHQAPLEYGGKGAVLILVDLPDDPNFGR
- the fadR gene encoding fatty acid metabolism transcriptional regulator FadR; translated protein: MRIFKAKSPAGFAEEYIVESIWNGEFPPGSILPAERELSELIGVTRTTLREVLQRLARDGWLTIQHGKPTRVNNFWETSGLNILETLARLDEDKMPELTDQLLSARTNISAIYTRAAIKFNPQRVIDILSKHEELEDTAEAFADYDYQVHHELAGAGQNKIYVLILNGFRGLYSKIGCHYFSDSRTRGLARQFYADLTKLAENQEHDGAISLMRKYGHQSGEIWQQIRGDMPENIMD